A genome region from Bemisia tabaci chromosome 3, PGI_BMITA_v3 includes the following:
- the LOC140223737 gene encoding uncharacterized protein has translation MTLSLPYDDYRWLTADELSRLDVTAVADDAPTGYVLDVSIAYPEHLHELHQGLPFLCNNELPPLPSAKQPRLLASFRDRENYIIHYVTLKQALRHGLRLVKINRAFSFSQKPFLKPFIEKNIKLRQTLTSKFHQGVAKLLSNSCFGKFLQNPLKQRRIKLAVNSEQILKLVARVDFLDRTLFDEELAAVHMRKTEIVFDSAILVGFAVLELSKVHMYRFYYDVMIRRYGPTRCLNNYIDTDGLILEVFTENWWEDMKEMSDEWFDCSDLPPEHPCFSLKNRKRMGVMKDETCGKTIIEFVGLMSKMYAYRLGGGGEGMRAKGVPTRVLHATANFEVYKDVLFNKEKTHITERRIQSKHMQLYSRESRKVALSSDDQKRYILPDGVHTLPWGHRDIVEPQIWRETNKIAALRAHFLPGGSGNASNPEPCSDHGIRYCFCSGENAMLEKSVTALLDGIPPRPAFIHPSWLEKNGAYPLDSLEETFGKFGRCIVACIRLTGEPYRLRLPKDFDRALTRENIREINAGQFFLNYLGPLSHRSHKFSLSMRASCPPPPGPIPACPSPPPPPPRSPERDGADGTAAVAAPAEAGRGRKRPVSVSVNESGAMSTSTGAGSRRPDREDADLKRFRKFCERQLPCSSRGPR, from the coding sequence ATGACTCTGAGTTTGCCGTACGATGATTACAGGTGGCTCACCGCGGACGAGCTGTCGCGGCTCGACGTCACCGCGGTGGCCGATGACGCTCCGACCGGCTACGTGCTCGACGTATCGATTGCCTATCCCGAGCACTTGCACGAGCTTCATCAAGGGCTCCCGTTTTTGTGTAACAACGAATTACCTCCTCTGCCGAGCGCGAAACAACCCCGGCTCCTGGCCTCCTTCCGTGACCGTGAAAATTACATCATTCACTACGTCACGTTGAAACAAGCCTTGCGCCACGGGCTCCGGCTGGTGAAAATCAACCGGGCtttcagtttcagtcaaaaaccttttttgaaaccattcattgagaaaaatatcaaattgaGGCAGACGCTAACGTCTAAATTTCACCAGGGGGTCGCGAAACTGCTCAGCAACAGCTGTTTcgggaaatttttacagaaccCTTTGAAACAGCGCAGGATTAAATTGGCGGTGAATAGCgagcaaattttgaaactggTCGCCCGCGTTGATTTCCTCGATCGCACCCTCTTCGACGAGGAGCTGGCCGCCGTGCACATGCGCAAAACCGAGATCGTTTTTGACAGCGCGATCTTGGTGGGTTTTGCGGTGCTTGAGCTGTCCAAGGTGCACATGTACCGATTTTATTACGATGTGATGATTCGAAGATACGGTCCCACGAGGTGTTTAAATAACTATATTGATACAGATGGGCTGATACTAGAGGTTTTCACGGAAAATTGGTGGGAAGACATGAAGGAAATGTCGGACGAGTGGTTCGATTGCAGCGATCTACCCCCGGAGCACCCCTGTTTCTcgctgaaaaatcgaaaaaggaTGGGAGTGATGAAGGATGAAACGTGCGGTAAGACGATCATCGAATTCGTgggattgatgagtaaaatgtACGCCTATAgattgggagggggaggggagggtatGCGAGCGAAAGGTGTACCAACCCGCGTTTTACACGCTACCGCCAACTTTGAGGTCTACAAGGATGTTTTgttcaataaagaaaaaacccaCATTACCGAAAGGCGGATTCAAAGTAAGCACATGCAACTTTATTCGCGAGAAAGTAGAAAAGTAGCTCTCTCTTCGGACGATCAAAAGCGTTACATTCTCCCCGACGGTGTGCACACACTCCCGTGGGGTCATCGCGACATTGTAGAGCCTCAAATTTGGCGGGAGACGAATAAAATCGCGGCGTTGCGAGCTCACTTTTTACCCGGTGGCAGCGGTAATGCTTCGAATCCCGAACCGTGCTCCGATCATGGGATCAGGTATTGTTTTTGCTCCGGTGAGAATGCCATGCTGGAGAAGTCGGTGACCGCACTGCTCGACGGTATTCCCCCGCGCCCCGCCTTTATCCACCCGAGCTGGCTCGAAAAAAACGGAGCATACCCGCTCGATTCGTTGGAGGAGACTTTTGGTAAATTCGGCCGCTGTATCGTGGCTTGTATAAGACTCACAGGTGAGCCGTACAGGCTTCGTTTGCCCAAGGATTTCGATAGAGCCCTCACGCGTGAAAACATTAGGGAAATTAACGCGGGTCAATTCTTCCTGAATTATCTCGGTCCTTTATCCCACAGGTCACACAAGTTCAGTTTAAGCATGCGAGCGAGCTGTCCCCCACCGCCGGGCCCGATACCAGCCTGTccttcccctcctcctcctcctcctcggtCGCCTGAGCGAGACGGAGCTGATGGTACTGCTGCTGTGGCTGCTCCGGCGGAGGCggggagaggaaggaaaagaccTGTTTCTGTCTCCGTCAATGAGTCTGGTGCGATGTCTACAAGCACGGGGGCAGGTAGCCGTAGACCCGACCGTGAAGATGCCGATCTAAAACGCTTCCGAAAATTTTGTGAGAGGCAATTGCCTTGCAGCTCACGCGGTCCCCGGTAA